The proteins below come from a single Verrucomicrobiota bacterium genomic window:
- the infC gene encoding translation initiation factor IF-3 codes for MRINDRIRSREVRVIIGSTGQQLGILNTDEAIRRAKSYGLDLIEVAPTANPPVCRIADFGKFKYELTKKEKESKHSATKIKEIKFRVKIGAHDYETKLRHAEEFIEKGNKLKIVLQFRGRENAHKDLGLAMMYKIKQDLETMALVDMPPKIVGRAVGMTMSPLPAAKRKRKYAKIEEEYVEDVDSDEDEEETDETAETVTAEGKEENHAG; via the coding sequence ATTCGTATTAACGACCGCATTCGCTCCCGCGAAGTGCGCGTCATCATCGGCTCCACAGGCCAGCAACTCGGTATCCTGAACACCGACGAGGCCATACGCCGCGCCAAGTCCTACGGCCTCGACCTGATCGAGGTGGCGCCGACCGCCAATCCTCCCGTCTGTCGGATCGCCGATTTCGGAAAGTTCAAGTATGAGCTCACCAAGAAGGAGAAGGAGAGCAAGCACAGCGCAACCAAGATCAAGGAGATCAAGTTCCGCGTGAAGATCGGCGCCCATGATTACGAGACCAAGCTTCGTCATGCCGAGGAGTTCATTGAGAAGGGGAACAAACTTAAGATTGTTCTCCAATTCCGTGGCCGTGAGAACGCTCACAAGGATCTCGGCTTGGCGATGATGTACAAGATCAAGCAGGACCTCGAGACCATGGCCCTGGTGGACATGCCCCCGAAAATCGTGGGTCGTGCCGTCGGCATGACTATGAGCCCTCTCCCCGCCGCCAAACGGAAGCGAAAATACGCCAAGATCGAGGAGGAATATGTCGAGGACGTTGATTCCGACGAAGATGAGGAAGAGACTGACGAGACAGCCGAGACAGTTACAGCCGAAGGCAAGGAAGAGAATCATGCCGGTTGA
- a CDS encoding HAD hydrolase-like protein, protein MPVDSDHSPAIPASKRLYLFDIDGTLITSGGAGESAFHEAVEEICGGLSPLEGVNFAGNTDTGIARSVLLAAGMEPTQENVMALLDAYLSRLADRMHRHQGRLLPGIIPLLDRMMERPDCLLALLTGNLAAGAEVKLSHYGVWHYFGFGAYADDHHLRNELGPVAQARAFQEHGEEFTPDRIYVIGDTPRDIECGKAFGAVTVAVATGKYAREELASHQPDFLFDDFSDPAAVMAAIAPNQD, encoded by the coding sequence ATGCCGGTTGATTCCGATCATTCACCGGCTATACCCGCCAGCAAGCGTCTCTACCTCTTCGACATCGACGGCACCCTGATCACCTCGGGGGGTGCCGGGGAGAGTGCTTTTCACGAGGCCGTCGAGGAAATCTGCGGGGGACTCTCACCTCTGGAAGGGGTTAATTTCGCAGGCAATACCGACACGGGGATCGCCCGCAGCGTCCTCTTGGCGGCCGGCATGGAGCCGACTCAGGAAAACGTCATGGCCCTGCTCGACGCCTATCTCTCGAGGCTTGCCGACCGGATGCACCGCCATCAGGGCCGCCTCCTGCCGGGAATCATCCCCCTGCTTGACCGGATGATGGAACGCCCCGACTGCCTCCTTGCACTCCTCACAGGGAATCTCGCCGCGGGAGCCGAGGTGAAGCTCTCCCACTATGGCGTCTGGCACTACTTTGGCTTCGGCGCCTATGCCGACGACCATCATCTCCGGAACGAACTGGGGCCCGTCGCGCAGGCGCGAGCTTTCCAGGAGCACGGGGAGGAATTTACCCCTGATCGGATCTACGTGATCGGAGACACCCCCCGCGACATCGAGTGCGGGAAGGCTTTCGGCGCGGTCACCGTCGCCGTTGCCACGGGCAAATACGCACGGGAGGAACTTGCTTCACACCAACCCGACTTCCTCTTCGACGACTTCTCCGATCCCGCCGCCGTCATGGCAGCGATCGCGCCGAACCAAGACTGA
- the thrS gene encoding threonine--tRNA ligase codes for MTELETTRHSCAHILANAILRIWPEAQFAAGPPVENGFYYDVELSHRISPEDFERIEKEMAAIIAEAQPFQREVISRDEALVMGERGELAGLTPRTDASKFKLDIITRIPEGEEITLYRNGAFTDLCAGPHVADTSKVAAFRLTHVASAFYQGDEKNPQLQRIYGTAFSSTEEMENWFAMLEEAKKRDHRKIGKEQGLFHIDDAVGQGLILWTPKGAIIRQELQNFISGELAKQGYSQVFTPHIGKIGLYKTSGHFPYYKESQFPAIPEPDQLERIASEGCGCAEMTARLEAVSESFANSLNERAGKEIVSSERVMDPTRLLDGFMLKPMNCPHHIKIFASQPHSYRDLPVRLAEFGTVYRWEQSGELNGMTRVRGFTQDDAHLFCTEEQVAAEVQGCLELVKKVLTTLGMSDYRVRVGLRDPDSSKFTGNPAQWDLAEQACRDAAATLGVPFSEEPGEAAFYGPKIDFVVKDVLGREWQLGTVQVDYVLPVRFDLSYTGADGKPHVPVMIHRAPFGSLERFTGVLIEHFAGDFPVWLAPEQARILPVSEKVAEYAQKMVTEMKAKGIRATADLSPEKLASKIRLAQLDKVPYMIVVGPKEEAAGQLSIRSRQHGDEGAIAADAFIQRIESEIRDRTLTV; via the coding sequence ATGACCGAACTCGAAACGACCCGCCACTCCTGCGCCCATATTCTGGCCAATGCGATCCTTCGGATCTGGCCTGAGGCCCAGTTTGCCGCAGGGCCTCCGGTCGAGAATGGTTTCTACTACGACGTCGAGCTGTCCCACCGGATCAGTCCTGAGGATTTCGAGCGAATCGAAAAAGAAATGGCCGCCATCATCGCAGAGGCACAGCCTTTTCAGCGGGAGGTCATCAGCCGGGACGAGGCCCTTGTCATGGGTGAGCGGGGCGAGCTGGCCGGTCTGACACCGCGCACGGACGCGAGCAAGTTCAAGCTCGATATCATCACCCGCATTCCCGAGGGAGAAGAGATCACACTCTACCGCAACGGCGCTTTCACCGACCTCTGCGCTGGGCCCCATGTCGCAGATACCTCTAAGGTTGCGGCCTTCCGCCTCACCCACGTGGCAAGCGCCTTCTACCAGGGCGATGAGAAGAACCCCCAGCTCCAGCGCATCTATGGAACAGCCTTCTCGTCCACGGAGGAGATGGAGAACTGGTTTGCCATGCTGGAAGAGGCGAAGAAGCGTGATCACCGCAAGATCGGCAAAGAGCAGGGCCTCTTTCACATCGACGATGCAGTCGGCCAGGGTCTGATTCTCTGGACCCCGAAGGGAGCGATCATCCGCCAGGAGCTTCAGAATTTCATCAGCGGTGAGCTTGCCAAGCAAGGCTACTCCCAGGTCTTCACGCCGCACATTGGCAAGATCGGTCTCTACAAGACCTCGGGCCATTTCCCTTACTACAAGGAGTCCCAGTTCCCTGCGATTCCCGAACCGGATCAACTCGAACGGATCGCCTCGGAGGGATGCGGATGCGCGGAGATGACTGCACGTCTGGAAGCGGTCTCCGAATCCTTTGCCAACTCGCTGAACGAGCGGGCAGGCAAGGAAATCGTCTCATCCGAACGCGTGATGGATCCCACACGTCTGCTGGATGGCTTCATGCTGAAGCCGATGAACTGCCCCCATCACATCAAAATCTTCGCCTCCCAGCCTCACAGCTACCGTGATCTGCCGGTGCGTCTGGCGGAGTTCGGAACTGTCTACCGCTGGGAGCAGTCGGGAGAGCTGAACGGCATGACCCGCGTGCGCGGCTTCACTCAGGATGACGCGCATCTCTTCTGCACCGAGGAGCAGGTAGCCGCGGAGGTGCAGGGATGTCTCGAACTCGTGAAGAAAGTGCTCACCACGCTCGGCATGTCTGACTACCGGGTACGCGTCGGACTCCGCGATCCCGATAGTAGCAAGTTCACCGGCAATCCAGCCCAGTGGGATCTTGCCGAACAGGCCTGTCGCGATGCGGCCGCTACCCTCGGAGTCCCCTTCTCGGAGGAACCTGGCGAAGCGGCTTTCTACGGGCCCAAGATCGACTTTGTGGTCAAGGATGTCCTCGGACGTGAGTGGCAGCTCGGAACCGTCCAGGTCGATTACGTCCTTCCCGTCCGCTTCGACCTCTCCTACACGGGTGCGGACGGCAAGCCCCATGTCCCCGTAATGATCCACCGGGCTCCCTTCGGATCACTCGAACGGTTCACTGGCGTCCTGATCGAGCACTTCGCCGGAGACTTCCCAGTCTGGCTTGCTCCCGAGCAGGCCCGCATCCTGCCAGTCTCCGAAAAAGTTGCCGAGTACGCACAAAAGATGGTCACCGAAATGAAAGCTAAAGGCATCCGCGCAACCGCCGATCTCTCACCCGAAAAGCTCGCCTCCAAGATTCGCCTTGCCCAGCTTGATAAGGTTCCCTACATGATCGTTGTCGGACCCAAGGAAGAGGCCGCCGGCCAGCTCTCCATTCGCAGCCGTCAACACGGCGACGAAGGGGCCATCGCAGCAGATGCATTCATCCAACGAATCGAATCCGAAATCCGCGACCGCACGCTCACCGTATGA
- the moeB gene encoding molybdopterin-synthase adenylyltransferase MoeB, giving the protein MSNSILDPARTAAVELSNDEIARYSRHLIMPEVTLEGQKRIKAASVLCIGTGGLGSPIALYLAAAGIGRIGLVDFDTVDFSNLQRQILHGTRDVGRKKINSARDTIKEINPNVQVDLHDCFFTSENAAQIVAPYDIVIDGTDNFPTRYLSNDICVFQKKPNIYGSIFRFDGQCTVFAPHLGGPCYRCLYPEPPPPGMVPSCAEGGVLGVLPGIIGVMQAIEAIKLIVGIGDPLIGRLVHFDALKMKFREFKIRKDPKCPVCGEHPTVTELIDYDTFCGIPQAAAAEEAEVPVPEITVEELQAKLQSGEKVALIDVREQFEWDIARIPGAKLIPLGDLHSRMSELDSADTIYLQCKSGVRSANALRELQGAGFSKLFNVQGGILAWADRIDPSVAKY; this is encoded by the coding sequence ATGAGCAATAGCATTCTGGACCCGGCCCGCACGGCGGCTGTCGAACTGAGCAACGACGAGATCGCGCGCTATTCGCGCCACCTCATCATGCCCGAGGTTACCCTCGAGGGGCAGAAGCGGATCAAGGCGGCCAGCGTTCTCTGCATCGGAACCGGTGGGCTCGGTTCCCCGATCGCCCTTTATCTCGCCGCTGCCGGCATCGGACGGATCGGCCTGGTCGATTTCGATACGGTTGATTTTTCCAACCTCCAGCGCCAGATCCTGCATGGCACCCGCGATGTGGGTCGCAAGAAGATCAACAGTGCTAGGGACACCATCAAGGAGATCAACCCCAACGTGCAGGTTGACCTGCACGACTGCTTCTTCACCTCCGAGAACGCCGCGCAGATCGTCGCACCCTACGACATCGTGATCGATGGGACGGATAATTTCCCGACGCGTTACCTCTCCAACGACATCTGCGTCTTCCAGAAGAAGCCGAACATCTACGGATCCATCTTCCGGTTCGATGGTCAGTGCACTGTCTTCGCCCCCCATCTCGGAGGTCCATGCTACCGCTGCCTTTATCCGGAGCCCCCTCCGCCAGGCATGGTCCCGAGTTGTGCCGAGGGAGGTGTTCTGGGCGTGCTGCCCGGTATTATCGGCGTGATGCAGGCGATCGAAGCGATCAAGCTGATCGTCGGCATCGGCGATCCTCTGATCGGACGCCTTGTCCACTTCGATGCACTGAAGATGAAGTTCCGTGAATTCAAGATCCGCAAGGATCCCAAGTGCCCGGTCTGCGGTGAGCATCCGACCGTCACAGAGCTCATCGACTACGACACCTTCTGCGGCATCCCGCAGGCCGCGGCTGCCGAAGAAGCCGAGGTTCCCGTTCCCGAGATCACGGTCGAGGAGCTTCAGGCAAAGCTCCAGAGTGGAGAAAAGGTGGCCTTGATCGACGTGCGCGAGCAGTTCGAGTGGGATATCGCCCGTATCCCCGGAGCCAAACTCATCCCTCTTGGAGACCTTCACTCGCGCATGAGCGAACTCGACAGTGCCGACACGATCTATCTCCAGTGTAAGTCTGGCGTCCGCTCCGCAAACGCTCTGCGCGAACTCCAAGGAGCCGGCTTCTCAAAGCTCTTCAATGTGCAGGGAGGCATTCTGGCTTGGGCTGACAGAATCGACCCCTCCGTCGCAAAATACTGA
- a CDS encoding O-antigen ligase family protein, whose amino-acid sequence MRPVLLSLPWLASMLLALGIIGMEMIGGGGRPMFPLLACYIPILLAGFLSLPGTLGNRSRLPEQAFLFMMIAALYLIPRTMVGGDPGLRSYELLRMGGLFLTYMILSVSLVDKGPRLLLIFLIGVSAVFQTAAEIYQIYCDPSWQPLSMYFPELKACYPQTVGTYANKNHLAWLLCAAALFSLSVACWGRLKWTTRSALLYFWLFFSMGVFLSLSRGGSVSLVIGLVLFGLCSLMLLFLSGNRSALISGVIAAGAIGTLGVALTCFLLADASVASRLQGVWMDTFREDLWRAAAHDFGRAPFFGMGAGSFQWSARLMMPSESLLAHNDFAQLLSEYGLIGFLLVTATLSAHFFYGLKCVTGFSRLSLDSGENGIRFSDSRAILVGCLAVVLAEIIHSFFDFNMHLGANVLLAGACLGMLANPCLQRRENKQGRAWFGPVIGLIQIALCLLLTLLCLRNWKTEREVFHADMMSLGIASPEGAENTAQLVAAAVRACDASPMSARNARVLEDLLVRSGPIAGMTVPEALDLRLRVLEKVEAGDPGAWYPSMRLAQLWAALGDENRANKSFLLAMQRLPLFALPYEEFAIFLGKEGADEESAHYFRLSKRFQDAHDRGERLSQ is encoded by the coding sequence ATGAGACCGGTTCTTTTATCGCTTCCTTGGCTTGCCTCGATGCTACTTGCTCTCGGGATCATCGGAATGGAGATGATCGGCGGGGGGGGGAGGCCGATGTTCCCCTTGCTGGCCTGCTATATTCCGATCCTCCTGGCTGGATTTCTTTCACTGCCCGGAACATTGGGGAATCGTTCGCGACTTCCAGAGCAGGCCTTTCTTTTCATGATGATTGCAGCCCTTTATCTGATCCCAAGGACCATGGTGGGAGGTGATCCGGGGCTCAGGAGTTATGAGTTGTTGCGGATGGGTGGGCTGTTTCTGACGTATATGATCCTCTCGGTTTCCCTTGTCGACAAGGGACCGCGCCTCCTTTTGATCTTTCTGATAGGCGTATCAGCGGTTTTTCAAACTGCCGCAGAGATATACCAGATTTATTGCGATCCGTCATGGCAACCGCTTTCCATGTATTTTCCGGAGTTAAAAGCCTGCTACCCGCAAACGGTGGGCACATATGCCAACAAGAACCATCTTGCCTGGTTGTTGTGTGCAGCGGCCCTTTTCTCGCTATCAGTGGCTTGCTGGGGGCGCTTAAAATGGACTACCCGAAGCGCCTTGCTCTACTTCTGGCTCTTTTTCTCCATGGGGGTTTTTCTAAGCCTAAGCAGGGGAGGTTCCGTCTCCCTCGTCATCGGATTGGTGCTCTTCGGTCTTTGTTCCCTCATGCTGCTTTTTTTATCGGGAAACCGATCCGCATTGATCTCCGGGGTTATTGCGGCAGGCGCCATCGGGACTCTCGGGGTCGCGTTAACTTGCTTTCTTCTTGCGGATGCAAGTGTGGCATCTCGTCTTCAGGGTGTTTGGATGGATACCTTCAGGGAGGATCTGTGGCGGGCGGCGGCGCATGATTTCGGGAGGGCTCCGTTTTTTGGGATGGGCGCAGGCAGTTTCCAGTGGTCCGCCCGACTGATGATGCCCTCGGAGTCCCTGCTTGCTCACAATGATTTTGCACAATTGCTTTCCGAGTATGGGCTGATTGGCTTCCTGCTTGTTACCGCCACTCTGTCTGCTCATTTTTTTTATGGTTTGAAATGCGTTACAGGCTTCTCGCGCCTATCATTGGACAGTGGTGAGAATGGTATTCGTTTCAGTGATTCTCGAGCAATTCTGGTGGGGTGTCTCGCCGTGGTCTTGGCCGAGATAATCCATTCTTTTTTTGATTTCAACATGCATCTCGGTGCCAATGTTCTCCTTGCCGGGGCCTGTCTCGGGATGCTTGCGAACCCATGTCTCCAAAGGAGAGAAAATAAGCAGGGAAGGGCGTGGTTTGGCCCCGTTATAGGATTGATCCAGATTGCTCTCTGCCTGTTACTGACGCTGCTTTGCTTGAGAAATTGGAAAACCGAGAGGGAGGTTTTTCATGCGGATATGATGAGCCTGGGCATCGCGTCTCCAGAGGGTGCCGAAAATACGGCGCAACTCGTTGCGGCGGCAGTTCGAGCCTGTGACGCTTCGCCGATGAGCGCTAGGAATGCCAGGGTGCTTGAGGACCTTCTTGTCCGCAGCGGTCCAATTGCAGGAATGACTGTGCCGGAAGCCTTGGATCTTCGCTTGCGAGTGTTGGAGAAGGTGGAGGCGGGAGATCCCGGCGCCTGGTATCCGTCGATGAGGTTGGCTCAACTTTGGGCTGCTCTTGGAGATGAAAACCGAGCCAACAAGTCCTTTCTTCTGGCCATGCAGAGACTTCCGCTTTTTGCACTGCCCTATGAGGAATTTGCTATTTTCCTTGGGAAGGAGGGGGCTGATGAGGAATCAGCTCATTATTTTCGACTCTCCAAGCGGTTTCAGGATGCCCATGATCGTGGAGAGAGGCTTTCTCAATAA
- a CDS encoding outer membrane beta-barrel protein — MKLDDSNPGEGAIGPGPGPLGGMFDWAKKLRFNAAVRSGYDNNVNSANTNALGSWFGNLNGGVNYRFGAPRLNVNANLTGGLTWYQNPPPNQQVQGTVGLGVSTEYRYTPRLILTFNTSSSYQQQPNPSLIGSSQNQNGSYIYTANSFSGAYQWSDLFTTITRLSFTSNFYLDNVLNTSGQGFNQPAFSQSFRWLVKPTTTAVLDYNTDYYGYAQQGNTSWGQSLSAGFDHTFNPKWFWNFRAGAEFRTYDNSASGSGTYIGPYVDSNLSWALGQTSSINWTAHVGTQPSGQNNVSYSAAARTGLNYSQGITAKLRANAGIFYLIQNYKNSSYGPVQANGQPGLINYNQESIQGNAALTYELNRIFQIAAGYQYMTSITSGGSATSSQEYTRGISYLQLNGAF; from the coding sequence ATGAAATTGGATGATTCGAATCCAGGTGAGGGCGCTATAGGCCCCGGACCAGGCCCTCTAGGCGGCATGTTTGACTGGGCCAAGAAGCTCCGTTTCAACGCCGCTGTGCGCAGCGGCTATGACAACAATGTCAACAGCGCGAATACCAATGCTTTGGGAAGTTGGTTCGGCAACCTGAACGGCGGGGTCAATTACCGATTCGGAGCTCCGCGACTCAATGTGAATGCCAACCTCACGGGAGGGCTCACTTGGTATCAGAACCCGCCCCCAAACCAGCAGGTTCAGGGAACTGTCGGCTTGGGGGTCTCGACCGAGTACCGCTACACCCCCCGGCTGATCCTGACGTTCAATACTTCTAGCTCCTATCAACAACAGCCTAATCCGTCGCTTATCGGCAGTTCGCAGAACCAGAATGGATCCTACATCTACACTGCCAATAGTTTCTCAGGTGCCTATCAATGGTCGGATCTCTTCACCACCATCACGCGCCTCAGCTTCACCTCCAATTTCTATTTGGATAATGTTCTCAATACCAGTGGTCAGGGATTCAATCAACCCGCCTTCTCTCAGTCTTTCCGCTGGCTTGTCAAGCCGACGACTACTGCGGTCCTGGACTACAACACAGACTACTATGGATATGCCCAGCAGGGTAACACCAGCTGGGGGCAGAGCTTATCCGCAGGATTCGACCACACCTTCAATCCTAAATGGTTCTGGAACTTTCGCGCCGGTGCCGAATTTCGAACTTATGACAATAGCGCAAGCGGCTCTGGCACCTATATCGGCCCCTATGTCGACAGCAACCTGTCTTGGGCTCTAGGACAGACCTCCTCGATTAACTGGACCGCCCATGTGGGAACTCAACCCTCCGGCCAGAATAATGTCAGTTATAGCGCCGCTGCCAGGACCGGTCTGAATTACTCACAGGGCATTACGGCCAAGTTGAGAGCCAATGCCGGCATCTTCTATCTGATTCAGAATTACAAGAATTCATCTTATGGGCCCGTCCAAGCCAACGGACAGCCGGGTCTTATCAACTACAACCAGGAGAGCATCCAAGGCAATGCCGCCCTCACGTATGAGCTAAACCGAATCTTCCAAATCGCAGCCGGGTACCAATATATGACCTCCATCACCTCGGGAGGTTCAGCAACCTCGTCCCAAGAGTACACACGTGGCATCAGTTACCTCCAACTCAATGGAGCTTTTTGA
- a CDS encoding polysaccharide biosynthesis tyrosine autokinase, translating into MQYQHNEGSGDTGEINLHMLDYWRVIRVRLPLIILVFLLVVITAGVATYLTPRQYQSSVTMQVKEDNNNMHIFGSDGGRGIDPRFSTTQFQILQRKEILYPVIDTMKLLQKWDLRSRDIAFMKLRGMMSVSEVRGTDLIQISILDKDRQEAADLANTIALEYQRKRIDEQQGWVARSLVQLEDEVNKQRIKTEALRDAMTKMRVEAKINDLNPESVEDLSLAEKNILVSVESQVNDARIRVATLRSKQEQIKGMTDDQIIRSLKTFEMDDAMISQILPQYEACVSQEAHMLSSGLGANHPSVQSLQATKKVYAEQLKNQIGILRKSLAANLEINQKALEAMELKLSEARTGEQDSKSKALHYQEAKNEYLKAKRILESAETRYSTEAMQRTMPQSPATIWEKAEVSDFPAKPKVGQNMAIAVAVGLALGIGLAFLIEYLDTSVKTMQDIEAALGVPVLAVIPRDIAVLKDAPADCSDAEGYRIMRTNIEFNRKSPDANTVTLVSGGVGEGKSTTLNNLAFTFAKGGYRTLIVDADLRRPSQHRFFGVANDRGLTDFLTTDIPFEPLVLSTPIDNLWLMPSGRLPIDAVGILNSQRMIDLIQQLKASYDMIFFDSPPILGVSDASVIASSVDLTLVVVQHRRFPKAMLIRVKQTLQNVGANIVGCVLNNTDIRHDEYYEYYTSYYQYYSPHQSKNTPEKTPKKDVSSKKEADGEY; encoded by the coding sequence ATGCAGTATCAACATAACGAGGGGAGCGGCGATACCGGGGAAATCAATCTCCACATGCTGGACTACTGGAGGGTCATCCGCGTCCGCCTGCCGCTCATCATCCTTGTCTTCCTGCTGGTCGTTATCACGGCTGGTGTGGCCACCTATCTGACCCCCAGGCAGTACCAGTCCTCTGTCACAATGCAGGTGAAGGAGGATAACAACAACATGCACATTTTCGGTTCGGATGGAGGACGGGGTATCGATCCTCGCTTCTCAACCACTCAGTTCCAGATTCTCCAGCGCAAGGAGATCCTCTATCCGGTCATCGACACGATGAAGCTCCTCCAGAAATGGGATCTTCGATCAAGGGATATCGCCTTCATGAAGCTGCGCGGAATGATGAGTGTTTCCGAGGTTAGAGGGACCGACCTCATCCAGATCTCTATCCTGGATAAGGATCGCCAAGAAGCTGCCGACCTAGCGAATACGATCGCGCTGGAATACCAGAGAAAGCGTATCGACGAGCAGCAGGGATGGGTGGCACGTTCCTTGGTCCAGCTTGAGGACGAGGTCAATAAGCAGCGCATCAAGACCGAAGCACTCAGGGATGCGATGACGAAGATGAGGGTCGAGGCTAAGATCAATGATTTGAATCCCGAGAGTGTGGAGGACCTCAGCCTTGCTGAGAAGAACATCCTAGTCAGCGTCGAGAGTCAGGTGAACGATGCTCGGATCCGGGTGGCGACCCTGCGTTCCAAGCAGGAACAGATCAAGGGAATGACGGATGACCAGATTATCCGGAGTCTGAAAACCTTCGAGATGGATGATGCGATGATCTCTCAGATCCTGCCCCAGTACGAGGCCTGTGTTTCTCAGGAGGCCCATATGCTCAGTTCTGGGCTTGGTGCGAATCACCCTTCCGTCCAGTCATTGCAGGCCACGAAAAAAGTCTACGCCGAACAACTGAAAAATCAGATCGGCATTCTGCGTAAGTCCCTGGCTGCAAATCTGGAGATTAACCAGAAAGCCCTTGAGGCCATGGAGCTTAAGCTGAGCGAGGCCCGAACAGGTGAGCAGGATTCCAAATCAAAAGCGCTTCATTACCAAGAGGCCAAAAACGAATATCTCAAGGCCAAGCGCATCCTAGAGTCTGCCGAGACACGTTACTCCACCGAGGCGATGCAGCGTACGATGCCCCAGAGTCCCGCCACCATCTGGGAAAAAGCCGAGGTATCCGATTTCCCGGCCAAACCCAAGGTGGGCCAGAATATGGCTATTGCCGTGGCTGTGGGATTGGCTCTCGGCATCGGGTTAGCCTTTCTGATCGAGTACCTTGATACTAGCGTGAAGACCATGCAGGACATTGAGGCTGCGCTTGGAGTTCCGGTTCTGGCAGTTATTCCGCGTGATATAGCAGTCCTCAAGGATGCCCCCGCCGACTGCTCAGATGCGGAAGGATATCGCATCATGCGGACCAATATCGAATTCAACCGTAAGTCTCCGGATGCAAATACCGTAACGCTCGTCAGTGGTGGAGTCGGTGAGGGAAAATCCACGACCCTCAATAACCTCGCTTTTACCTTTGCGAAGGGTGGCTACCGCACGCTCATTGTCGATGCGGATTTAAGGAGACCTTCTCAACACAGGTTTTTTGGAGTTGCCAACGATCGAGGGCTCACGGACTTCCTCACCACAGATATTCCATTTGAACCTCTCGTTTTGAGTACCCCTATTGACAACCTCTGGCTTATGCCGAGCGGCAGGTTGCCTATTGATGCCGTGGGAATTCTTAATTCGCAACGGATGATCGATTTGATCCAGCAGCTCAAAGCATCATACGACATGATTTTCTTTGACTCCCCCCCCATCCTAGGAGTCAGTGATGCCTCTGTCATCGCCAGTTCGGTGGATCTCACGTTGGTCGTGGTACAGCATCGTCGCTTCCCCAAAGCGATGCTGATACGTGTGAAGCAAACTTTGCAGAATGTCGGGGCCAACATTGTGGGATGCGTCCTCAACAACACGGATATCCGACACGACGAATATTACGAATACTACACGAGCTACTACCAGTACTATAGCCCACATCAGTCCAAGAATACTCCTGAGAAAACCCCTAAAAAGGATGTGTCTTCCAAGAAGGAGGCGGATGGTGAATATTAA